The Nerophis lumbriciformis linkage group LG36, RoL_Nlum_v2.1, whole genome shotgun sequence DNA window AAGCTCGTATTATCACCAAGGAAGATCGGCAGTATGTTGATTTAAAGCGAGACAAAGGCACACTTGTTATTAAAGAGCGCATCGACCGAGAAGAGCTTTGTGGAAAGACGACGCCCTGCAGCTTCAGTTTTGACATCATTTTAGAAAATCCAATCCAGCTTCATCGTGTAACAGTGGAAGTTATAGATATTAATGATAATAGTCCTTCTTTTCCACAACATGAAATCAATTTGAAAATTGTTGAAAATGCTGCAGTGGGAACCCGTTTCTCTCTTGACAATGCAGTTGACACTGATGTTGGTAATAATGATATTCAGAAATACATTCTTAAACCATCAGATCATTTTAAATTAGAAATACAAAGCCAGCAAAACAGAAGAAGGGTTATAGAAATAGTATTAGAGAAACCTTTAGATAGAGAGAAAGAGGAGACTCACACTCTCATGTTGATTGCTTCAGATGGCGGTGAGCCACATAGATCAGGGACGGTGAGAATTCAAATCACTGTGCTGGATGCCAACGATAACGCACCTGTGTGCAGCCAGCCTGTTTATAAGGTAGATGTTCGAGAAAATTCACCTGAAGGAACGTTAATTACTACCGTGAGTGCAAATGATGCTGATTCAGGCCTCAATGGTGACGTTGCATACTCAACTCGTGCCAACAGAGAGGCGGAGCAGATATTTAATGTAAATGTTAAAACAGGAGAAATTCAACTTACTGGCAATTTAGATTTTGAGAAATCAAAGATTTATGAGTTAAACGTCCATGCAAGTGATCATGGAGGATTTACTGATACATGTAAAGTTATTGTTAACATAATTGATGAGAATGACAATGTCCCTACAATTAAATTAATGTCATTTTCACAGTCCATACCTGAGGATTCTCCCCCAGGTACAACTGTAGCTGTTTTTAACGTGAATGATGAAGACTCTGATAGCAACGGTGTTGTCAAGTGCTCCATTAATTCTGATGTCCCTTTCAAAATTGAGTCTTCATTAACAGGTTATTACACCATAGTGACCGAAAACTTCTTAGACAGAGAAAGTGTTTCTGAATATAATGTTACCATAACAGTGTCTGACCAAGGCTCTCCTCCTCTGTCTAGTAGTaaaaacatcaacgttaaaatatCTGACGTGAATGACAGCCCGCCCAAATTCCATCAGTCAGAATACAGTAAGAATGTACCAGAGAACAACTCTCCTGGTTTTTCTGTGTTTACTGTCAGTGCTAGTGATGCAGACTGGGGCCAGAACGCCCGAGTGTCTTACTTCCTGGAGGAGAAAGAAGTTAATGGAGTAGCTGTGTCTTCTTTTGTCTCAGTCAACTCAGAGAACGGTGTCATCCACGCAGTCCGATCTTTTGATTATGAACAAATTAAATCATTTGACTTTAACGTTACCGCTCGCGATGCTGGATCACCTCCTCTGAGTTCTGTAGCCACAGTTCGCATCCTGATCCAGGACCAGAACGACAATGCACCTCAGGTCCTGTACCCGGTCCAGATGGGCGGCTCGGTGCTGGCTGAAATGGTGCCTCGTTCAGCAGATGTGGGCTATCTGGTGACTAAAGTGGTGGCTGTGGATGTGGACTCTGGACAGAACGCCTGGCTCTCCTATAAAGTGCACAAAGCCACAGACAGGGCGCTGTTTGAAGTGGGCCTACACAATGGAGAAATAAGAACTGTCCGCCAAGTCACTGATAAAGATGCCGTCAAACAAAGACTGAGTGTTCTAGTGGAGGACAACGGGCAGCCCTCTCGTTCAGCTACAGTCATTGTTAACGTGGCGGTGGCGGACAGCTTCCCTGAAGTGCTGTCAGAGTTCACTGACTTTAGCATGCACGACAAGGAGTACAATGACAAGCTGACTTTTTACTTAGTCTTGGCTTTGGCTGTGGTCTCCTTCCTCTTCATCACCTGCTTGCTGCTCATCATATCAGTCAAAGTGTACAGGTGGAGACAGTCTCGCGTCCTGTACCACTCCAACCTCCCTGTCATTCCATATTATCCACCACGTTACTCAGACACTTTGGGGACAGGGACTCTCCAACACGTGTACAATTACGAGGTGTGCAGGACCACCGACTCCAGAAAAAGTGACATGAAGAATTTGCAAGCCATGAGTCAAAGTTTAGTGAGTGTGGATGGAGCTGATGCTGATACACCACATGTGACCAAGCAGATGTCAGGAAACTTTTCACAGATGTCAACTTTGGTGAGTTATATTTTTTTGTGCCACGCTTTCTCTCTTGTTGTGTTTTAAAGTTTACACTGCCATCAGAAGGTTACAATATTGTCACTTAGCATTTTGAAAGTCCTGCTTCCTCCACAAATGTTTAACAACATAAGGTCTACATACTTGCCAGATCACTTTTACATGACCTTATTAGACTCCTCCTGTTATGTTGGAAATGTTTTGATCATTTTAGAAAGAACCATGCCAAGCATTATGGCTGGATGTTTGTTTTAGCTTCAGTGTTTTAAACTGCATTTCACATTTAATCAAAGCACCTCTTGTTTAAATATGAGTTGATCCTCACCTGTTATAAACTGCCAAAAAGTTACAGATATTTTAGGTTAGTTAGGTCTTccagtatgtgtatatttatttcaCTGCCAGCATACTGGAATCATACATTTCCATTATTTTGCCACATGGTCTGGCTTTGCATCATTTTAAGTAATGAAAACTTTTTTGTCTTTATTGTTCTTATCTTGTCACATGTTTCTCCACTCGTTCTCTATTTTTGTGTCCGAAAACTTTAATAGGTTTCATTCATTCTCACCACTGCTCTGGAAAGTTGACATTTTACCTAACTCTGATCTTATAGTTAGTATATGAGGTACAATATTTCCAACTTCATATTTTACATGCTGTTGATTTTCCAAGCTGGACAACTTTCAAATGTATAGTCCATCATATTTATCTTTCTCTTTTACtttgtaaaatatataaatatatattttgtttcacATAGTTGGAAAGTCAAATGGAAACTCTTGGTAGTACATGAATGTATCGTCTGTGTACTGATTTGAACTTTGACATGTTGACATAAGTTCATCAATTTTCATACAAAATATAAATTAGTGTCTCGCCTCAATGTGGGCCATTAAAACAGATTGTTTATGCACGATAATATTGATGCTGCGTGAATCAAAGTATGTGTCATGCAGTGTTTATATCTAGATCATTGAGTAGattgatatattatatttactTAGTTCTAACATTTGTCAGTCAGTTGTTGGTGTGGTTGTTCAAGTGGTGCAGGAGTTttgcatttattattttattatacatattagTAGTTGTGTTGTTTAATGTTGCTAGTGTGTCTGGAGGTAGTTGCTGGAGTTTAGTTCTACAAAGTTGCTTCCACAAAACAACTCAATAGTTTCAGCACCATATAAATAATCTCACTTGATATCATTGTGCTCAGTGAATATTTCCTTTGCTTTCTTCACAACGTTTTTATTCAAATATGACAAAATGTTTTTTAGATTTATAGTgagaacacaaatatttgtcattAACAATTTATTCATTGCCTCTTTTGATACACAGACATTCTCAAGACTCTGATGACAATTATGGAGTGCCTTACCCAAAACAAATAttgtcaaaaacaacaacaacaatatcacTGTGTATAATACACATTATCAATAGTTTACTTTATCATAAAAGTGACTTACATAACTACAAATAAACTTTAAGGTAAATTAATTAAACTAACGCcgttttatgttattaaaaaCATTTCCACTCAAGATATTAATTAAATAGTTATTTGGTATCGCCTCTTCTGAACAACCATTGAATTAATGCACGCCAGGTAAACATCTCCTGGTCTTAAACGTCTTATGAGTAAGTATTAATCTGATGATTATTTAaacaaacacactcacagacacacacacacacacacacacacgcacgcacgcatacATGCATGTACGCACACActgtaaagtaaaaataaaataaataaataaacacctcACGTTACCAACATTACATTAACACTCACTGTAGGGTTATTTTATTATGTGTTTGTTGTCCAGCCTAATGATTGCATGTGTTCATTGGTGTCACATTTAACTGTTTAATGTTGAATAATTATTGTTTTCTTGTTTCTTTGTTATGTGTTATTTTCGCAATTCTCTCGCAGTAATTAATGGTGTACTAATACTCactgctgtccatggtgctgaatccTTAGTGACTAAAAGTAATTGAACTCGAATCCCAAATATAGAGGCAAATCAACAACTATCCATGTGTAACTAAATCATACACCAAAATTAAAATACTgtctagaatataaaatataagGAATTTGACAATGAATAATTAGAACAAATTATATAATGTTTTACAAATTTTTGTTATACTATTTCTGAGATGTTGATTTAACTTTAAACAAACAGCTAAATAACTCACCAGAAAAAGTGTCTATTAATGCATGTCAGAAAtcaaaactaatatatatattttttttaatatatacttGTATACTAATTATGCTTTATTTCTgaagtaaatgtatttttgtttttaaagctttgctttttttttttttttttctcgctgAATAAAACCTTTTTCCCAACATACCGGCATGTTCGTAGTTTCAAAATAATAGTCAAATTATGACCATGATAAAATATGCGTGTAATGTGCAATGATACAatacatattttgttttattgataattttaaatgtttatttttacgaGCATAATGCATCAGTAATAATTTTAACGTctgtattaaatacatttgaccGTCTATAAATATGAAGGTGTATTACTGTGAAAATGCTCTGAGGGCCGCTGTTGATACGTCATTGAATAAAGAGTGACAATATTCAGTGCTGTGGTCCTATTGGTCTCCTTTTAGAGCTACATTGCTTGCAGAGACGACGGTCTGCTCGCCATTTGAAGAGAAATCTTTCTTGTGGATCCTCTTGTTTATTTCGTTGTTTTTGTTAAAGAAGTGTTTGTGTTCACTCTGAAGGATTATTACCaccgttttttttttcaacttgagGATGGATTATATGTGGATAAACGCAGTCAGAGGCCGATGGCGCGCACTGTTTGTCATTCTTTGTCTCTGCGAGCTGAGCTCAGTGAGTGGACAGGCTCGCTATTCCATACCGGAGGAGCAGGCAGAAGGCTCTTTTGTTGGAAACATTGCCAGAGATTTGGGCTTGGATGTGGCCAGACTAGTAGCAGGTAAAGCTCGTATTATTGCAAAAGGAGGCCGGCAGTATGTTGATTTAAAGCGAGACAAAGGCACACTTGTTATTAAAGAGCGCATCGACCGAGAAGAGCTTTGTGGAAAGACGACGCCCTGCAGCTTCAGTTTTGACATCATTTTAGAAAATCCAATCCAGCTTCATCGTGTAACAGTGGAAGTTATAGATATTAATGATAACAGTCCCTCTTTCCCCCAAgatgaaattaatttaaaaatagcaGAATATGCTGCAGTGGGCACCCGTTTCTCTCTTGCTAATGCAGACGACCCTGACGTCAGTAATAATGATATTCAGAAATACATTCTTAAACCTTCAGATAATTTCAAATTAGAAGTTCAGAGTGAAAAAAACGGAATGAAAGTGATCGAAATGGTTTTACAGAAGCCTTTGGACAGAGAGGAAGAGGAGACTCACATTCTCATGTTGATTGCTTCAGATGGCGGTGAGCCACATAGATCAGGGACGGTGAGAATTCAAATCACTGTGCTGGATGCCAACGATAACGCACCTGTGTGCAGCCAGCCTGTTTATAAGGTAGATGTTCGAGAAAATTCACCTGAAGGAACGTTAATTACTACTGTTAGTGCAAGTGACGCTGATGCGGGCCTCAATGGTGACGTCACTTATTCCACCCCTCAGGTCAGCAAGGAGGCACAAAAACTTTTTCATGTAAATTTTAAAACAGGAGAAATAAAAATCAAAGGTAAATTAGATTTTGAAAAGTCTATCTCACACGAGTTAAAGATTCAAGCTAGTGATCACGGAGGATTTACTGATACATGTAAAGTCATTGTTAACATAATTGATGAGAATGACAATGTTCCTACAATAGAACTTATGTCATTTTCTCAGTCCATACCTGAGGATTCTCCCCCAGGTACAACTGTAGCTGTTTTTAACGCGAATGATGAAGACTCTGAGAGCAACGGTGTTGTCAAGTGCTCCATTAATTCTGACGTGCCTTTCAAAATTGAGTCTTCGTTAACAGAATACTTCACCATAGTGACAGAAAACTTCTTAGACAGAGAAAGTGTTTCTGAATATAATGTTACCATAACAGTGTCTGACCAAGGCTCTCCTCCTCTGTCTAGTAGTAAAACCATCAACGTTAAAATATCTGACGTGAATGACAGCCCGCCCAAATTCCATCAGTCAGAATACAGTAAGAATGTTCCAGAGAACAACTCTCCTGGTTTTTCTGTGTTTACTGTCAGTGCTAGTGATGCAGACTGGGGCCAGAACGCTCGAGTGTCTTACTTCCTGGAGGAGAAAGAAGTTAATGGAGTAGCTGTGTCTTCTTTTGTCTCAGTCAACTCAGAGAACGGTGTCATCCACGCAGTACGATCTTTTGATTACGAACAAATTAAATCATTTGACTTTAACGTTACCGCCCGTGATGCCGGATCCCCTCCTTTAAGTTCTGTAGCCACAGTTCATATCCTGATCCAGGACCAGAACGACAACACCCCCCAGGTCCTGTACCCGGTCCAGACGGGCGGCTCGGTGCTGGCTGAAATGGTGCCTCGTTCAGCAGATGTGGGCTATCTGGTGACTAAAGTGGTGGCTGTTGATGTGGACTCTGGACAGAACGCCTGGCTCTCCTATAAAGTGCACAAAGCCACAGACAGGGCGCTGTTTGAAGTGGGCCTACACAATGGAGAAATAAGAACTGTCCGCCAAGTCACTGATAAAGATGCCGTCAAACAAAGACTGAGTGTTCTAGTGGAGGACAACGGGCAGCCCTCTCGTTCAGCTACAGTCATTGTTAACGTGGCGCTGGCGGACAGCTTCCCTGAAGTGCTGTCAGAGTTCACTGACTTTAGCATGCACGACAAGGAGTACAATGACAAGCTGACTTTTTACTTAGTCTTGGCTTTGGCTGTGGTCTCCTTCCTCTTCATCACCTGCTTGCTGC harbors:
- the LOC133583030 gene encoding protocadherin beta-16-like yields the protein MDYMWINAVRGRWRALFVILCLCELSSVSGQARYSIPEEQAEGSFVGNIARDLGLDVARLVAGKARIIAKGGRQYVDLKRDKGTLVIKERIDREELCGKTTPCSFSFDIILENPIQLHRVTVEVIDINDNSPSFPQDEINLKIAEYAAVGTRFSLANADDPDVSNNDIQKYILKPSDNFKLEVQSEKNGMKVIEMVLQKPLDREEEETHILMLIASDGGEPHRSGTVRIQITVLDANDNAPVCSQPVYKVDVRENSPEGTLITTVSASDADAGLNGDVTYSTPQVSKEAQKLFHVNFKTGEIKIKGKLDFEKSISHELKIQASDHGGFTDTCKVIVNIIDENDNVPTIELMSFSQSIPEDSPPGTTVAVFNANDEDSESNGVVKCSINSDVPFKIESSLTEYFTIVTENFLDRESVSEYNVTITVSDQGSPPLSSSKTINVKISDVNDSPPKFHQSEYSKNVPENNSPGFSVFTVSASDADWGQNARVSYFLEEKEVNGVAVSSFVSVNSENGVIHAVRSFDYEQIKSFDFNVTARDAGSPPLSSVATVHILIQDQNDNTPQVLYPVQTGGSVLAEMVPRSADVGYLVTKVVAVDVDSGQNAWLSYKVHKATDRALFEVGLHNGEIRTVRQVTDKDAVKQRLSVLVEDNGQPSRSATVIVNVALADSFPEVLSEFTDFSMHDKEYNDKLTFYLVLALAVVSFLFITCLLLIISVKVYRWRQSRVLYHSNLPVIPYYPPRYSDTLGTGTLQHVYNYEVCRTTDSRKSDMKNMQAMSQSLVSVDGADADTPHVTKQMSGNFSQMSTLVYSLK
- the LOC133576789 gene encoding protocadherin beta-16-like, with amino-acid sequence MDCMWINAVRGRWRALFVILCLCELSSVSGQARYSIPEEQAEGSFVGNIARDLGLDVARLVAGKARIITKEDRQYVDLKRDKGTLVIKERIDREELCGKTTPCSFSFDIILENPIQLHRVTVEVIDINDNSPSFPQHEINLKIVENAAVGTRFSLDNAVDTDVGNNDIQKYILKPSDHFKLEIQSQQNRRRVIEIVLEKPLDREKEETHTLMLIASDGGEPHRSGTVRIQITVLDANDNAPVCSQPVYKVDVRENSPEGTLITTVSANDADSGLNGDVAYSTRANREAEQIFNVNVKTGEIQLTGNLDFEKSKIYELNVHASDHGGFTDTCKVIVNIIDENDNVPTIKLMSFSQSIPEDSPPGTTVAVFNVNDEDSDSNGVVKCSINSDVPFKIESSLTGYYTIVTENFLDRESVSEYNVTITVSDQGSPPLSSSKNINVKISDVNDSPPKFHQSEYSKNVPENNSPGFSVFTVSASDADWGQNARVSYFLEEKEVNGVAVSSFVSVNSENGVIHAVRSFDYEQIKSFDFNVTARDAGSPPLSSVATVRILIQDQNDNAPQVLYPVQMGGSVLAEMVPRSADVGYLVTKVVAVDVDSGQNAWLSYKVHKATDRALFEVGLHNGEIRTVRQVTDKDAVKQRLSVLVEDNGQPSRSATVIVNVAVADSFPEVLSEFTDFSMHDKEYNDKLTFYLVLALAVVSFLFITCLLLIISVKVYRWRQSRVLYHSNLPVIPYYPPRYSDTLGTGTLQHVYNYEVCRTTDSRKSDMKNLQAMSQSLVSVDGADADTPHVTKQMSGNFSQMSTLSYIACRDDGLLAI